GCGATCGTCGCCGGTCATTTGCAGACGCGTGCGGGCCGACAGATCGAAGCAAAGTCCAGTTCGACGCAGCTTTTCAAATTGCTCAGCGAGTGGGGCGACTTCCGGCGTACTCATAGTGCGTATTGATCCCAATCGATATCGCGGGAAATCTCTTCTCCCTCGACCGCCACTTCCGAAAGTTGCCCATTGGCTATGAAGGTGCACGACTCGTAGTATTCGCACACCTTGCGGGCTTCTTCCAGGTTGGCGACCGGCGACATGTTCAGTTCGTCGACGATCGCTTCGGGTAGATTGCTCAACAAGTAGATCTTGTTCCGATCGAGCGTCGTCGCCAACTGCAGCGCTGCGGCGGCGTCGGCGGTTCGTTCGCGACGAATGCGGCGGCGTTGTTCGTCCAGGTCGTCATGCTCGCCCAACTGCATCATCGTCGCCGAGGGATGCGTCGCAAGCTCGCTGCAGACGAGAATTGCGCCATTGTCGTCGACCGCATTGGCGGCGACGGCCAGCGAGCGGGCGAAGTTCGCCCAGGTTTGCTGTTGCTGTCCGCCGTTGACGGCGATCACGGTCAGCGCCGATCGCTTGGCCGGTTGATGCCGCCAGGTGTTGGCCAGCTCTTGCTGAATCGACTCGGCGATTTGGTCGATGGCGCCGGCGCGAATGGCGCTGATCGTCTCGGGACCGTTCGCTTCGATCACCAGGCCGAACAAGACGCCCAGCAAGTGGCCCGCTTCAGTCGCTTCGCCGGCGCGACGTTTCCGCAGCACCGGTTGTTCGACAAAGGTGGGCGCGGATAACCGCAGCATCGTTTCGCGATCGGTGAACGTGGGGTAGACCGCTTCGTAAGGGCCAAAGTAGTCGAGCGATGAGTCAAGCCGCGCTAGGCCGACCGGAATTACCATGTCGGCGTCGCTGAGCAGCCGATTGATCATGATCGGTCGGTTTTCTTTCGACGCGCCGATGAAGGCGAGCTTGTTGCGATCGTCCGGATCGTGACGCTCGATGGTGACGTCGGTTCGCTTTCCGCCCATCGTGGTGATGGTCGCCTTGAGTTGTTCGGAGACGTCGTTGGGAAGCACGATCGCGATGCGGCGATCCGCGAACTCGGCCCGGGCGGTCACTTCCAGGATGGTCGCGATAATCTGATCGACCTGCGGGACGTGCCGCCCGATCGCGAATGCGATCAAATCGTCCGGTACGGTCGCTTCGGCAAGACCGGGAAACTGCGGCGGGTTGGTGAGGGCCGTCTCGACCTCACTGCGGACCGACTCCAGCGTTGAGCCCGCCCCATCACAGAGGGCGACGATCTTCTCGTCCGGCAGTTCGAGTTCAAATTTTTGGCTTTCGCCGAACGGCAATGAAATCTGCATGGGCAACTGCGTAGGCTGGGATAGCGAATCGATTCCTGCAATCTTAGAAGGGATTGTCGCTGAGGGTCAACGAGTCGAGGTTTACGCCGAGACGCCAAATCGATGATAATGCGTCTTTCTGCGGTGTGGTTTCGTTTGTCGGAAGGGAAGTCGTCATGCGAGTTTGGATCGTTCTGTTGGCCTTGGCGGCTGGCCTGATGCTGGGGTGCGAAAAATCAGCCGATCTGGCCGAAAAATCTCCGTCCGGTTCCCCCGGTCCGGCGGTGGAGCCAGAATCGACGCCCGCCAAGTCGCCGATCGAATTGCTGCAAGCGATGGCTTCGGCGTACGCCCAGGCCGACAGTTACTTTGATCAAGGCAAATTGCGGCTCAGCCGGACGCTGGCGGGGGAAACGACCTTCGATGATGTTCCCTTTGCGGTCAAGCTGCAGCGTCCCAACCAGTTGCGGGTAGACGCCTACCAGGTGACGATCGCCTGCGACGGCAACCGACTGGTCGCCAAAATCTTTGATGAAGCGACCGACGAGATGGATCATCAGGCGCTGGTTCGACCGGCGCCAGAACAGATTGACGCCGCAACGCTCTACATCGATCCGCAGCAAAGCGACCCGATCTTGTCGGAGATTCTGGTGGGCGGCATCGTCGGTCCGCCCCCGACGCTGGAGATGCTGTTGGCGAAGGAAATGCCCGACTTCTCGCAAGAGGCGGACAATTACGTGGTGGGCGTCGACGATACGATCAACGGGCGTCGGTGCCATCGTCTGATCTGCCAAACGCCCAATGGTCCGCTGACGATGTATGTCGATGCTGAGAATTTTTTGTTGCGGCGGATCGAATATCCCCAGGAACCGATGCTTTCGGCCCTGAAGCAAAGCGATCCCAACGCCAAGATCTCGCTGGTCGCCGACTTCGTCAACGCATCGATCAACGACCCGATTCATGAAAACGAGTTTCTGTACAACATTCATGGCGGCGACAAGCAAGTCGCCTACTTTGTCCGTCCGGCGCAAGCGACCGCTAGTCCGTTGTTGGGAGAAAAGCCGCAGCCATTTTCGCTTGAGCGTCTGAGCGGCGAGAAAATCGCTTCGACCGAATTGCTTGCCGCGCCGACGGTGTTGGCCTGGATCAACGATCATCCTTCCAGCCGTTTGATGACCGATCAGCTGACCCGCTTTGCGGCCGACGCATCGACCGGCGTCGAAGTGAAACTGGTCTCGGTCGATCCGCACGAGACGCCGGGGGCACAGGTGCTGCAGCGGCTCGAGCAATGGGGCGCCAACTTTCCGGTCTATCGCGACGCCGATGCCGTCGGGCAAATGCAGTTTCGGATTCCTGGCGCTCCGACCGTCGTCTTGTTGGATGATCAAGGGCGGGTTCAGTTTTACGAGGCGGGCGCTTCGCCTGACCTGGCAGAGCGACTGTGGGACATTTCCAAGCGTTTGACCGGCGGAGAGAACGTCGCCGAGACGACGCTGGCGGCCGTCCAGGCGGAGAAGAAGCTGTATCAAGCGGCGCTGGCCGCATCGATGGCGGGCAAGAATCCGTACCGCGATTTGCCGCTACCCTCGGTAAGCGCGGCGGCGGCTCGCGAGTTTGACAAGTTTGCGGCCGAAACGGTCTGGTCGACTAGCGACGTGGAAAGTCCTGGGGCAGTTGCGGTACTGCGGACCGGCGACGCCGAGCGGATTTTTGTGCTGGACGGCGGGAAAGCGATTTGCGAACTCGACGCCGAGGGGAAATTGGTCTCGCGGCATGTATTGAGTCTGGGGGAAGACGTCGTCGTCGACCGAATGCGGGTCGCAGCCAGCGACAAAGGGCTGCGGGTAGCGCTGTTTCAGCCCAACGGCCAACGCCTGTGGCTGTTGGATGAGAACTTGGAGCCGCTGTTCCGTTATCCAACCAGCGACGCCGTGCATGCCGGGATCGCCGACGCTCAACTGCTGAGCGGGTTCGAGCAAACGACGCTGGTGGTGGCGTTTCAGGGAGAAATTGGCGCCCATGGCATCGACGAGAGCGGGAAGCGGCTGTGGAGTTTTCGCGAGATGTTGCAGCTGCGCGATCTGGCGCCGGTTGGTCCGGGAGAGATCGCGGTGATGGATGCGTCAAGTCGAGCCTTGGTGATCGATCGGCAGGGAAAAGTCCGCCGCGAGATCGGTCTGCCGCAGCGGTCGTTGTTGTCGCTCTGCCACGATCCGGTCTCAGGGCAGCTGTTGGCGCTGGCCTTGGCCGAGATCGAGATGCTGGAGTTTGACGCGCTGGCGAAAGACGGAGCGCAGGTCTGGAGCTATCCGCTGCCGGCGGCCGAATTGCCGCAGGTGTCGCCGAAGATGGCGGCCGTTTCGATTGGCGAGCTGCGGGGGTGGTGCGGACTGGGGCCTGACGGCACCGTGCACGTGATGCAGGCCGATGGCGCTGCGACCGATCGAATGGCGTTTGGCGAGATGCCCCTCGGGCTGGGAACGGTCGGCAGCGGCGATCTGATTATCGCGCTGCCTGATCGCGTGGTGCGGTTACGTCTGGCGCCGAGACGCTAGTCGGCGCAATGTTGACGATTGCGACGGTTAGGCGGGCGCGCCGCTGCGGATGCGGCGGCAGATGCTGGCCAGCTCGCGAAACGAGTTGATCATCTGTTGTTCGCCGGTGTCGTTGCGACAGTCGTGCTCTAACTGGGCGGCGTACGGGGTAATCTGACCAAAGCCGTAGCTGCCGGCCGCTCCCTTCAGCTGGTGCGCGATGCGTCCCAGGCCTTCCCAGTCGTTCTGATCAACGCAGCGAAGCATCGATTCGATTCGATCGGGCATTTCTGAGACGAACATATCGACGATTTCGGCCAAATCGGGGTCGTCCCCCAAATCGGAGAAGAGTGGCTGCGTAGCGGACTGCGTCGACATAAGGCGCTCCTGTTTACGACCGGATGTCTGGAGGTATACGGGTGTTAGAAAGAATAGGGCGCATTCTTGCGCGGTTTCTGCAAGAAGGCCTTTTGGGTGGCGAAGTCACGGGGAACCGTGAGCTGAAATAGCGTTTGTGAGGGGGCGCGGAGCGCATAATCGGCCCCTTCGGCACGTCCGGACCTGGAAATTCTTTCCACGTGGGAAAAAGGAAACGGCTGGTTAACCTGGGAGCCCTGGGATGACGATAGCGTGTGATAGCGTTCGTCAAATAGACGAGTTAGGTGGTCTATGCAAGTTGGCGGATCTCGTAGTTTGTATGCTCGCGAGACGCTGGCGCCGCAAGAGCCGTTTTAGTTTTATTGTCGAGACATTTGGAGTTCTCACAGATGAAGAGCCGTCTTGTTCTCCCGGCGTTTTTGGTTGTCGCTTCGATCTTTGCCGTCGTCGCCGCCAACGCCGAAGCTGGCCTGTTTGGCCACGGTTGCGGTTGCGAGCCGACCTGCTGCGCGCCGGAACCGACCTGTTGTGCCCCGGAACCGAGCTGTTGCGCTCCGGAACCGAGCTGCTGTGATCCCTGTGGTTCGTGCTGCCGTCCCGGCCTGTTCGCTCGCCTGAAGGCGAAGCTGGCCAGCTGCTGCAAGAAGAGCTGCTGCGAACCGACCTGCTGCGCTCCGGAACCGACCTGCTGCGCGCCGGAACCGACCTGCTGCGCGCCGGAACCGACCTGCTGCGCGCCGGAACCGACCTGCTGCGCCCCGGAACCGACCTGCTGCGCCCCGGAACCGTCGTGCTGCGAACCGTGCTGCAAGAAGCCCTGCTTCCTGAAGCGTCTGTTCCACAAGTGCTGTGCTCCCAGCTGCTGCGAGCCGACCTGCTGTGCTCCGGAACCGACCTGCTGTGGCTAATTGCCAAACAGTAGATCCCGTCCGTTAAAATGAAAGAACCGCTTGCCGCTTGGCAAGCGGTTCTTTATTTCTTGACCCCGAAATTGGGGCCGATTGATTGACGCGGCAGCCAAACGATCGACAATGAAGAGATGTCGCGATTCTCCCTCTATTGGGCCAGGATGTGACGCAGTCTCCTCCTTTTCCGGCTATTTAGCCGCTTTCGCTCGCTTGGTTCTGATCCAAAGAGAAACGCCATGTCGCGGCTTTTTCGCATCGTATCGCCTGTCGTTCTATTGGCCCTGTTGGCCTTATCGCCTGTGGCCTGGGGACAAGGGCCCGACTCGGGGACCAACGATTTTGACGCCCTGTTGGCGGCTGGCGAGTTTCCTCCGGCGATC
This sequence is a window from Blastopirellula retiformator. Protein-coding genes within it:
- a CDS encoding lactate racemase domain-containing protein — translated: MQISLPFGESQKFELELPDEKIVALCDGAGSTLESVRSEVETALTNPPQFPGLAEATVPDDLIAFAIGRHVPQVDQIIATILEVTARAEFADRRIAIVLPNDVSEQLKATITTMGGKRTDVTIERHDPDDRNKLAFIGASKENRPIMINRLLSDADMVIPVGLARLDSSLDYFGPYEAVYPTFTDRETMLRLSAPTFVEQPVLRKRRAGEATEAGHLLGVLFGLVIEANGPETISAIRAGAIDQIAESIQQELANTWRHQPAKRSALTVIAVNGGQQQQTWANFARSLAVAANAVDDNGAILVCSELATHPSATMMQLGEHDDLDEQRRRIRRERTADAAAALQLATTLDRNKIYLLSNLPEAIVDELNMSPVANLEEARKVCEYYESCTFIANGQLSEVAVEGEEISRDIDWDQYAL
- a CDS encoding outer membrane protein assembly factor BamB family protein; translated protein: MRVWIVLLALAAGLMLGCEKSADLAEKSPSGSPGPAVEPESTPAKSPIELLQAMASAYAQADSYFDQGKLRLSRTLAGETTFDDVPFAVKLQRPNQLRVDAYQVTIACDGNRLVAKIFDEATDEMDHQALVRPAPEQIDAATLYIDPQQSDPILSEILVGGIVGPPPTLEMLLAKEMPDFSQEADNYVVGVDDTINGRRCHRLICQTPNGPLTMYVDAENFLLRRIEYPQEPMLSALKQSDPNAKISLVADFVNASINDPIHENEFLYNIHGGDKQVAYFVRPAQATASPLLGEKPQPFSLERLSGEKIASTELLAAPTVLAWINDHPSSRLMTDQLTRFAADASTGVEVKLVSVDPHETPGAQVLQRLEQWGANFPVYRDADAVGQMQFRIPGAPTVVLLDDQGRVQFYEAGASPDLAERLWDISKRLTGGENVAETTLAAVQAEKKLYQAALAASMAGKNPYRDLPLPSVSAAAAREFDKFAAETVWSTSDVESPGAVAVLRTGDAERIFVLDGGKAICELDAEGKLVSRHVLSLGEDVVVDRMRVAASDKGLRVALFQPNGQRLWLLDENLEPLFRYPTSDAVHAGIADAQLLSGFEQTTLVVAFQGEIGAHGIDESGKRLWSFREMLQLRDLAPVGPGEIAVMDASSRALVIDRQGKVRREIGLPQRSLLSLCHDPVSGQLLALALAEIEMLEFDALAKDGAQVWSYPLPAAELPQVSPKMAAVSIGELRGWCGLGPDGTVHVMQADGAATDRMAFGEMPLGLGTVGSGDLIIALPDRVVRLRLAPRR
- a CDS encoding Hpt domain-containing protein, encoding MSTQSATQPLFSDLGDDPDLAEIVDMFVSEMPDRIESMLRCVDQNDWEGLGRIAHQLKGAAGSYGFGQITPYAAQLEHDCRNDTGEQQMINSFRELASICRRIRSGAPA